In a genomic window of Pseudoglutamicibacter albus:
- a CDS encoding anthranilate synthase component II — MQGGRVLVVDNYDSFVYTLVGYLRELGAQVRVIRNDEYSLEEARNLAEDFDGVLISPGPGNPLNAGISIGLIRICVERNIPLYGVCLGLQSQAEAFGGIVSHAEQLMHGRTSLVEHTGHPMFEGVANPFTATRYHSLAVQAGTVPDDLEVTAQTQDGVIMGLAHKTALAWCVQFHPESVLTQDGYRMLGNWLEALGLPGAAERAEKLSPLISSVNQR, encoded by the coding sequence TTGCAGGGTGGTCGGGTACTTGTTGTCGACAACTATGACTCGTTCGTCTATACGCTGGTGGGTTATCTCCGTGAGCTCGGAGCGCAAGTCAGAGTTATTCGCAATGACGAATATTCACTCGAAGAAGCCCGGAATCTAGCAGAAGATTTCGATGGCGTACTCATCTCCCCCGGCCCAGGCAATCCACTAAATGCCGGAATAAGCATAGGTCTAATCCGTATATGTGTTGAACGGAATATTCCGCTGTATGGGGTCTGCTTAGGTCTGCAGTCTCAAGCTGAGGCGTTCGGCGGCATAGTGAGCCACGCAGAACAGCTTATGCACGGGCGAACCTCACTCGTAGAACACACGGGCCACCCCATGTTCGAAGGGGTCGCCAATCCGTTCACAGCAACCCGGTACCACTCGCTGGCAGTGCAAGCCGGTACGGTCCCAGATGATCTCGAGGTAACCGCCCAAACCCAGGACGGGGTGATCATGGGGCTAGCTCACAAGACCGCACTGGCATGGTGTGTGCAGTTCCACCCCGAGTCCGTCCTGACACAAGACGGCTATCGGATGCTCGGTAACTGGCTCGAAGCCCTTGGCCTGCCGGGCGCAGCAGAGCGGGCTGAGAAACTCAGCCCGCTCATCAGTAGTGTCAATCAGCGCTAG
- a CDS encoding cell division protein CrgA, producing the protein MSESSKRASSNPKKIGNPAARNAAIKQQELTRRQRREASEFQPVSPVYKAIMFGFMILGLVWIVTFYVAHMVGVELPIPRIGNWNILIGFGISMIGFIMMFGWRE; encoded by the coding sequence GTGTCTGAATCTTCCAAGCGCGCATCTTCTAATCCGAAGAAGATTGGGAACCCTGCTGCACGTAACGCTGCGATCAAGCAGCAGGAGCTGACTCGTCGTCAGCGCCGTGAGGCCAGCGAGTTCCAGCCTGTTTCTCCTGTATATAAGGCCATCATGTTTGGCTTCATGATTCTCGGTCTGGTGTGGATCGTGACGTTCTATGTTGCCCACATGGTCGGTGTCGAGTTGCCGATCCCGAGGATCGGTAACTGGAACATTCTGATTGGCTTCGGTATCTCCATGATCGGCTTCATCATGATGTTCGGCTGGCGAGAATAG
- a CDS encoding rhomboid family intramembrane serine protease: MRYPGTIIITVVLVAFYIVQLVVESFTEDMLIRGVYVNEQPWRLLSSGFVHSTEFLPSAHLLSNLLMLWYVGLLLERILGTIRFIAVFLVGVVGGSAAVVLLTSPIDGALGASGGIFALCTSLLMVLRKGATTAFASLTTVVVIMFLQGLFMPGVSWEGHLGGAITGIVLGATARFQPYVLERVSDLFDVTEGIKPSVSRQKIVTEVPRRIAEVAIYAGVVALAVWLSTSHVTSTLTKYGITP; the protein is encoded by the coding sequence GTGCGTTACCCGGGAACAATCATCATCACTGTGGTCTTGGTGGCGTTCTATATCGTCCAGCTTGTGGTGGAAAGCTTCACCGAGGACATGTTGATCCGCGGGGTCTACGTTAACGAGCAACCGTGGCGTCTATTGAGTTCAGGGTTTGTCCACAGCACCGAGTTCCTGCCTTCAGCGCACCTACTGAGTAACCTGCTGATGCTGTGGTACGTGGGGCTGCTGCTCGAACGGATCCTAGGCACAATCCGGTTCATAGCAGTCTTCCTCGTAGGCGTCGTGGGAGGAAGTGCCGCGGTCGTATTGCTAACAAGCCCCATCGACGGGGCGCTGGGTGCCTCCGGCGGGATCTTCGCCCTGTGCACTTCCCTACTCATGGTCCTGCGTAAAGGAGCAACCACGGCGTTCGCAAGCCTCACGACCGTTGTGGTCATCATGTTTCTCCAGGGGCTGTTCATGCCAGGAGTTTCGTGGGAAGGCCACCTCGGCGGAGCAATCACAGGTATCGTGCTGGGCGCGACCGCACGCTTCCAGCCCTATGTTCTTGAACGTGTGAGTGACCTCTTCGATGTGACAGAAGGAATCAAACCCTCCGTGTCGCGGCAGAAGATCGTGACGGAAGTACCGCGCCGCATTGCAGAAGTTGCGATCTATGCCGGAGTGGTTGCCCTCGCCGTATGGCTGAGCACGAGCCACGTAACATCAACGCTCACGAAATACGGCATCACACCGTGA
- a CDS encoding peptidylprolyl isomerase, whose protein sequence is MSIATHEATIHTSLGDVILNLFGNHAPQTVENFVGLATGEKEWTDPATGEARKGTPLYNGTIFHRIIKDFMIQGGDPLGRGIGGPGYQFDDEIHPELTFAEPYKLAMANAGKRMGRGTNGSQFFITTVPTTWLQGNHTIFGEVVDDASKAVVDKLNAVPTGPADKPLEDVVISSIDIKKL, encoded by the coding sequence ATGAGCATTGCAACGCATGAAGCAACTATTCATACGAGCTTGGGCGACGTAATTCTGAATCTGTTCGGCAACCACGCGCCACAGACTGTTGAGAACTTTGTTGGTTTGGCAACCGGCGAGAAAGAATGGACCGACCCTGCAACGGGTGAAGCCCGTAAAGGCACTCCCCTGTACAACGGCACCATCTTCCACCGCATCATCAAGGACTTCATGATCCAGGGCGGTGACCCTCTGGGTCGCGGCATCGGTGGCCCGGGCTACCAGTTTGATGACGAGATCCATCCCGAACTGACGTTCGCTGAACCGTATAAGCTCGCGATGGCCAACGCAGGTAAGCGGATGGGCCGCGGCACCAACGGTTCCCAGTTCTTCATCACGACCGTGCCAACCACATGGCTGCAGGGCAACCACACCATCTTCGGTGAGGTTGTGGACGATGCGTCCAAGGCCGTCGTGGATAAGCTCAACGCAGTCCCTACGGGCCCGGCCGATAAGCCACTCGAGGACGTCGTTATTTCCTCGATCGATATTAAGAAGCTGTAA
- a CDS encoding class E sortase, whose translation MTAEPIARRPRRRRSVGSVIIGIIAELLLTAGLFVLLFIGWQLWWTNIEAESVQQNAISQVTQEWDQAEKKSKDGKPTTPIEGETWGILYIPKFGHNYAKPIAEGIGMDVLNTVGVGRYPQTQMIGEKGNVAFAGHRQTHGQVFWDMDKLSEGDTAYIQTKDGIYSYKLRQLQYVSPEQSDVLLPVPGQPGAKPQEKLMTLTTCHPPFSMAERIISTFEQTDFSKRGEPIPAEIEDIVTKTTGGNG comes from the coding sequence GTGACAGCAGAGCCAATTGCCCGACGGCCTCGCAGGCGACGCAGCGTCGGGTCAGTGATCATCGGGATCATCGCTGAACTTTTGCTCACCGCAGGTCTCTTCGTCCTCCTCTTCATTGGTTGGCAGCTGTGGTGGACCAACATCGAAGCCGAATCCGTTCAGCAAAACGCCATCAGCCAGGTCACCCAAGAATGGGATCAAGCCGAGAAGAAGAGCAAGGACGGTAAACCCACTACCCCGATCGAAGGGGAAACCTGGGGAATCCTCTATATCCCTAAATTCGGCCACAACTATGCCAAGCCCATCGCTGAAGGCATTGGGATGGATGTCCTCAACACCGTGGGCGTAGGCCGCTACCCACAAACCCAAATGATTGGCGAGAAGGGCAACGTAGCGTTCGCTGGCCACCGCCAAACCCACGGGCAAGTGTTCTGGGACATGGACAAACTCAGCGAAGGCGACACCGCCTACATTCAAACCAAGGACGGCATCTACTCATATAAGCTCCGGCAACTCCAGTACGTCAGCCCGGAGCAATCCGACGTACTACTTCCAGTACCTGGCCAGCCCGGAGCGAAACCGCAAGAGAAACTTATGACGCTGACAACCTGCCATCCGCCGTTCAGTATGGCCGAGCGCATCATCTCAACCTTCGAACAAACCGACTTCTCTAAACGCGGTGAACCAATCCCTGCCGAAATCGAAGACATCGTCACTAAAACTACGGGTGGAAACGGCTGA
- a CDS encoding DMT family transporter — translation MAWVVLIVSGLFEAVWATALGKSEGFTKLWPTVIFFITAAVSMGGLAWAMRTLPTGSAYAIWVSIGASAAVAYGMITGDENFSIIKVLLLLGMIACVIGLKLVSS, via the coding sequence ATGGCGTGGGTTGTATTGATCGTGTCCGGGCTCTTCGAAGCCGTGTGGGCCACGGCCCTCGGCAAATCCGAGGGGTTCACTAAGCTGTGGCCCACGGTCATCTTCTTCATCACCGCAGCAGTCTCGATGGGCGGACTCGCATGGGCCATGAGAACCCTGCCAACCGGTTCGGCTTACGCCATCTGGGTCTCCATCGGAGCGTCCGCGGCCGTCGCCTACGGGATGATCACCGGTGACGAAAACTTCAGCATCATCAAAGTGCTTCTCCTGTTAGGGATGATCGCGTGCGTGATTGGGCTCAAACTCGTATCGAGCTGA